GTCAAAACAGGAAGAGTAATTATTAACACACTAAAAGTTTGTAACTCCTAGGCAAATAATTTGCATGACAACCCAAAGCTTGCCACCTTTTCCAGCTAGTTTTAGGTCAGCATAAACTTCATGAAAAATGTGGGGGACATCAATGGGCCACTGCCTAGCCAGGGGCCCATGAGGTTCctacaataaaatatatatatatatatatatttcttttttttttaaaaaaaaaaaaagacaaaaaaaacaaagaagaagaagaagaagaacataaTACACAAGGAAAAATTTATTCACGAGATGTCCAAAAAGAAAGGGGAAATAAAAAGCTAACTGAGAGTCTAATTCAAGTATAATATTTGGGAttaatatgttattattatacaatttagataatatggcaatcaaattcaattattacctttttttttctttttttttttacagatattgttttaataattaatttttattgacatattattaaattgtataacaatttactaagtATCATTAATCATAATATTATTGAACCTTCTTTGCCATTAAAGACCCTCACGAGCGGCCCATAATACGGCAATGAGGCTTGTTGAATGACCCACTCGTGAAGCGAAACTCGGAAACCAGCTAAAAAACATGATCACCGATTATTCCACCAGCCCCCAGCCTTTGAGGAAGACCTTTTCGTGGATCCAAAACCAAATTTCTTGCTTATATTCGTCTTTGTcggaagaacaaaataaaaattaactttattcGGTTTATGTTTGTGCCCCTGTCGATAAATCGGAAACATCTCCGACTTTCTTTCCAACGGAGGTGATTTTTGCCCGGCCACCTCTGCCTTTGAAATGTGAGATGCGAAATCCAGCGGAAGTGGGAAATCTGTAAGCAAATGCATTAAACAATGTTTAACGTAAAATAAAGCTCAAATCATTAAGCAATGTTTAAACTTATTCacgaaaaaaagagaaaaaaaaaaaagtaacgttactttttatacttatttattaTATCTATTTTATATGGTTAGTAACTTGGTGCAGTATGTTTAAAGTGACTTTTCATATATTAGCATTATTCTAAAAAATATCCCCGCTTTTGCAAGTTTTAAAGCTTGCATTGTccacaaaaatgaaaatgattaaaagGCTCGAGTTTTTAAGACTTTCTCATTTGAGACCATTTACTACAAATCCTTTGTTAAGTTAGGTTGAGTTGGGTTGGAAACTTGGAATTCATCGAAACTCCTTACAGCATTTCAATTTCTAACCAGACTTTGGTAGAGATTTAAAACGACTTTTGGCATCCACTATCGTATCGTAATTCAACTCATCCGGGTCATACCCAAGTTGGATGGGTCGGATGTTGGGTGGGCCGGTGGGTTTTTCATACCCCTACCGGTTGCACTTTGGTTCTTttcttggagagagagagatcgatgTTTTAAGGGAATTGTAATGGCTATACTTTTTCTTCCAAGCTTATCAGTCATCAACTTGTAATTGTTAGATCAATTTTAATGTTTGGTCCGGATAATATAGGTGTATATGGTGGACATTGGATTGGAGGAAATTGAGCAGTGCCTAAAAATATCTCATGTTCTGGATGCTTCCAGCAATTACATTAATCTTAGCTGTCCAAATCTGAGAGGGCACCCAACAATATAACAAATTTAGCAGTGCAAGGCTGACTAATAAGGTTATCAATCGTAGTATTGAGCTATAGAAGATGTCATTTTTCGAAGAGGAGTAATACACttcctaaattttttgaaaaaataatgtgtCACAATCTTATGAAATAAtgatacattttttaaaataataaattacataaaattgtgacacaatagagcaaattttaaaaataatttttgggaaatggtagcatttctctttagcCTAACTTCTCCATCCACAATGGCAACTAGTTACTGGGCCTTGGTTAGTCGTGCTTCAGCCcatttattgaagaaaaaaaaaaaaaaaagatgcactTTTACTGTGATCCCTGGCCTgggaaattttcattttatctctTGATGAAATGTGCGAAAATATCAAtgtaattatattattattattttttaaaaaataataataataataataataataatctgtCAATGATCTACCCATGGCCAACAGGAAATAATTAATGTGGGTCTCTACCCACGCTAGAACAATTATCACAACAAATTTTCAACAGCTTGACAATAGTGTCAACAATTTCAGGTCATGTTTTAGTGATGTGTGTATTAAAATTTTccacattttaatatatataccaaaagaCTCTTGAAGAAGCTAAACTATGGATTATGATGCTCcacatttgaaaatataaatatgaagaaaaacaaagttTGATAGTGTGTATATCAACATGACATGCTCAAAATGGCCggttttcttttctcaatttcgTAAGTATTCACTTACCTTTATTACTCAGATGATTCTTTAGACATCCTAACTTCCTACACAATAAACCAACTTATAATTAGTTAAACACTAATTACAACCCTAAAACCACACTTTTAAACCTAAaacacacattgaaaagaagtttACCGTAACAACGAAGGTCTAATACAACATCATGGTATCTGAGTGAGCTTAAACTAAGTATATGCCAATTTTGGGAAGACATGATTATAGGCTATAGCCATCCATAGCGTATATGCCTACAGCTAGCTAACAGGAGATAAGGTGTCATTGGATGCAGCATGCAAGTGTTTTTAGTATTCAAACTATATAtcgaaaaagggaaaaaaaaaaaattgggagtcattttaattagttggtattttgaaaaatgcttcaatattatttttagcatgtttgaccaaaaaaaaaaagaaagtaattaatataagtGGAGTTGAAAATGTTTCTGCTGAAAACATGGGGAGTGAGTGAATAGTACATGCAAGTTCATATTGTCCAATAGAATTGAACCACAAAGAGACTCTATTAAACAGAGTGATTGTATGGTCATAATCTAATCTCTCTGCTCTTTATATACACTTGAATGTATTTCTTAAAAGTTAGATCAATATATAACAAGATAAAATATTCCTCCACAAAAAAGCAAAGATGAACACCATTTCTTGCTCAAAGGTCTTCCTAATTGTGCTGCTTGTAACTCTCTTCCCAACCCAAattctttctcaaaatttagCAGTTTGTGATCACACTGAGTATAGGGTATTGTGCAGAAAAACTCTTAGCTCGGACTCGGCGAGTAAATCGGCCACTAGTTTTGATGACGTAGCCATGATTATGCTAAAGCATGCAACATCTACAGCAAACCAAATAAGTGACCAACTCATAAACTTGCTCAAACAAGCACAATCGTCGTGGGGCGGCGATGTAGTTGCCCTGGTACATTGCAGTAAGTACTACAAAGATGCAATTGGAAAACTTGCGGATTCGAAAAAAGCCCTGCAATCAAAGAGGTATGCGGATGTTAAGAATTCGATCTTGGTTGCCATGACTGCTGTTGGCAAATGTGACCAAGACTtcaagaaatttggaaaaaacAGCAATCCTCCATTAGGCTATCAGGGTGACACATATATCGTGCTTTGCAGAATTGTCTTGCAATTGACCACTCGCAAATGAACTCATTCATTCAAACTGTTTTCTCAATTTAATTTACAATTCCATTATACTACTAATGGATTTAATTGTACGTAGCAAGTAAATTGTAATAGATTTACAAATTGTGtttgtttcaaattttggatgctgtaaaataaatctacataataatattttataatttcaaTATCTTTAACTTTTAGGGTTTCACAATAAACTTAATTACTGAAATCCATAACAATAAATAGCCTTTAAATCTTGATCTGAAAGCCTAAAACACCATAAAATGGTTTCTCTCACTCGACCCTCTTAAGTCACATCAAACTTATAATGAATGTTGTGTATATTTATAGGGTGAtggttttgtttgttgtgtACATTGTAATCTCTCCTTAGTAGCTTAGTTTCAGGCTTTCAGCCTTGTACGGTGTTTGTTTAGGTTAATGCATAcatcaaaatgaataaataattcaacaagggaatattattgtcattttgggtTACATCTTTTCTATGTGGTTTAACACAAAACTCTAACATAAGGACTAAATGAAAGGGGCTAATAATTTGAGAGAGCAAttgtaacttttttaaaattttgaagacaaATTATAATTTGACGGTAAGTTTAAAGAGGGTACGTAGCctaaaaatgaggaaaaaacgttttcttctttttgtgtttcaagCAGTAAGATATGAATTTAATATGAATGTAGATGAGTATTAGGCCAATATTATGcctattattttattcaaaatataacaaaaaagaaagctaTACAACTGATACGTTTTAAGAGAGGCATTCTCCAATTGTATCCCAGGCTTATTGCCAACCAAAGCCCCGAAGGGATCCGCTCACTGGCCCAAGCCAACTCTTGGGTTGATGCTGTAATCTGGAAATCCTATTTTGGAGGCCAGAAGGGTCTTGAAATCCAGCACTCTTATGAGTCTTGTCGACTCATGTGATTTGATTGGACAATGTGCCTCCACCTCAAGTTTGATTGCTTCACCTtataaatttttctcttattaattaGACCAGCACCGATTTGGAGATTTAATCCATCCAACCAGTCAACTTTGACACATCAACTAATCAactgatttttctcttttacatttttcattttattttaaattttaacaaatgtcTTCCCTCTTCTTAGCCAGTTCTTGAGAGAAATTTTATTCCAAATATGCTACTCATTatcttcttaattattttttaactatatttcttttgtaaatttaatagATCTGTTATTGGATTTGTGGATTCTTAGGAGttttatacaaatttaattgtagaTTCACATATTCATTATACAAAAATGGATAAAAGATGAGAtggataataatttttattctactatttattttggaaaaatcaataatttgaaaagtcaaaatactaaaatgtatcttttttttttttttttgaccttcTCGCTCCTTgtaagaataaaagaaaatctttaaaaataatatttaaataaaagagcaaaagttaatttttagtttgagaAGTTGGATGTAgatacttaataaaaaaaaagtgtaacaaACGTATTAATGACGAAAAACACGTCTTTGCTATTCTACTAATACTTGTACATGCTCTGCTATTTAATTTGCCCAAGCCCAGCTAAGTAAGAATTATGgagcataaattaaaaaaaaaaatgtgttgatTCAGGTGAAAATACTTTATTTAACATACAATTGATCCACCactaaattatttaattaataattaaaaataataataataataaaaagaaaagaaaagaaaaaaaaaaagcccattaCATTTAGACAAAAGACCTGCCCAAGTTCTATAACTTTAGATTCGATATCCCAATCATAATTTTCCTACCCTAGGAAATGGGCCTTCCCATTTTTGCCGGTTGTGGAGGAAGGGGGATTGGAACCCCGCTGGCCAACATCGTGGTGGTTCGTATAGagagcaaaaattcaaaaaccgaATGAAATTAGTCTCCGGCAAGCCGCATACAATAAGACAATTTTGACATATCCCAGTTGTGCTCTCTAAAACTATGTTGGGCTCCTAAAATGTCTTTATCTTGAAAAAAACGACGCATGAAGAGGTCaatatcattttaattagttggacttttgaaaaatgcttcaatattatttttagcatgtttgaccaaattttaaaaaataaataaataataaaaaaaagtaattaatataagtGGAGTTGAAAATGTTTCTGCTAGAAACATGGGAGTGAGTGAATGGTGTACATGTAGGCTCATATCGTTCAAAAGAACCACAAATAGACTCTGTTAATCAAAGTGATTGTGTTGTCATAGTCTAATCCATTTACTCTTTATATACACTTAATGTATTTCTTAGCTGAATAACAAGATAAAATCCTCTACAAAAAAGCAAAGATGAACACCATTTCTCGCTCAAAGGTCTTCCTTGTGCTGCTTGTAACTCTCTTCCCAACCCAAATTCTTGCTCAAAATGCGATCTTAGCAGTTTGTGATCAGACTCTGTATACAGCATTGTGCATAAGAACTCTTCAATCGGACTCGGCGAGTGGGTCGGCTACTAGTTTTGAAGACGTAGCCACAATTATACTAAAGAATGCAACATCTACAGCAACCCAAATAAGTGACCAACTCACAAAACTGATCCAAGAAGGATCATCGCGATGGTCGGGCGGCGATATGGTTTCCCTGAAACATTGCAAAATTTACTACCACGATGCAATCGGAAAACTTGCGGACTCGAGCAAAGCCCTGGCATCTAGGAAGTACAATGATGTTAAGACAGGTATGTTGGCTGCCATGGGTGCTAGTCGCTCATGTGACAAAGACTTCGAGGAATATGGAAGAACCGGCAAGTCTCCATTAGGCAATCAGGGTGTCACGTATAACGAGCTTTGCAACATTGTCATAGACTTGTCCACTATCAATTGAAACGGCGATAGCTAGGCTAGCtatcctccttttcttttcttttttcctaccTGCTCTCATTCATTCAAACTGTTTTCTCAATTTAATTTACAATTCCATTATACTACTAATGGATTTGTAGTAAGTAAATTGTAATAAATTTACAATATGTGTTTGTTTGCTGTCAAATAAATCTACATAATAATATTCTATAATTCCATTATCTTAACTATTATGGTTTTCACAataaactaatgaaaaaaaCTTAGTGTAATCCATAACAACAAATAGCATTTAAATCTTATCTGAAAGCCTAAAACACCATAAAATGGTTTCTTTCACTTGACCCTCTTAAGTTACACCAAATTTATAATGAATGTTGTGTATATTTTTAGGGtgatagttttgtttttttgtgttgcGGCCTCTCCTTGGTAGCTTAGTTTCAGCTTTGTTTGGTGTTTGTTCTCGttaatttatatatcaaaatgaataaataatttaacaaagGAATATTATTGTCATTTAGGGTCACATACATCTTTAGTTTAACACAAAACTCTAACAGAAGGACTAAATGAAAAGGGCTAATAATTTGAGAGAGTAAttgtaacttttttaaaattttgaagaaatattaaaatttgaCTGTAAGTTCAAAGAGAATAGCCTAAAAATTACCCTTTCTTCTTTTCGTGTTTCAAGCAGTAAGATATGAATTTACATGAGTATTAGGAcaatatacatattattttattcaaaatataagaaaaaagaaagctatATAACTGATAAGTAATTAATAAGCAAGGATGATTGCATGTGGTAAAGCATTGAAGCAAGCATATTAAAGAGAACGAGAAAGCCAACAGCCAAAAAAGCCACCGGAGGAGGGAACATCTGgtttttcctcctcctccttactgctccttttttttcccttttatgaGTTTCTCTCTATTGAGAGAACTCATTTTCTCTCTGTAGTTTTTTCTTTGGACTCTCTAATCTCTTTACGAGACTTTATTTATGGTCTTTGATAATTTATCTCCGACCCTCAAAAAAACGCAGCCACTGTCTCTCTCATCGTTAGTCACCTTCTCCGCTGCGTTTTTGGAGCATCTTCTACAAATACTGTAAGATACTCTTTAGTTAAATGTAGAAGTTTTGTCCCTCCAGCACACACGGTAAAGTAGCATTTTTCCTTGAAGCTGCTACAGTAAGTTTTCATATTTGAAAGCTTACTGTAGCAGctgttattattattcaatcatattttctctttctttctatttttttaatcgtttccctctctcttttctatctctctctctctttctcccgttcttccccccccccccaacgcTCCCTTCTTCGCCGAGCTCTCTTCATTCCAACCCATCCAAGATCAAGAATCAAAATCAACCCAAACTCGTCTCAATTCCAAACCCATTTCTGCTTTTACCCATTTCTAGTCCATTTCTCCAACCCATCTCTCTGCTACTGCGCGCATCTGTGAGAACGAAAGTGAAAGAGAagggaaggagaaaaaagaagagagggagaaacAGGGAGAGAGACCCGAGAGTGGGAGATCGAGATGGAGAGCATCTCATCCTTGGCCTTCAAGTCTTGCTCAAAAGATTGTTGCTTTTGCTTTGGCTGTTTCTTGGAGGCTGCTGCTTTGCCTTTCTTGGGCGAAGACCGTGGCTGCGGGAGGCTCTCGTGGTTCTCCTTTTCTGGGTGGTCATCTGGCGGCGGAACCGGGTCATTGGCTGATGGGTTTT
This window of the Corylus avellana chromosome ca5, CavTom2PMs-1.0 genome carries:
- the LOC132182174 gene encoding uncharacterized protein LOC132182174, which gives rise to MNTISCSKVFLIVLLVTLFPTQILSQNLAVCDHTEYRVLCRKTLSSDSASKSATSFDDVAMIMLKHATSTANQISDQLINLLKQAQSSWGGDVVALVHCSKYYKDAIGKLADSKKALQSKRYADVKNSILVAMTAVGKCDQDFKKFGKNSNPPLGYQGDTYIVLCRIVLQLTTRK
- the LOC132182175 gene encoding uncharacterized protein LOC132182175; the protein is MNTISRSKVFLVLLVTLFPTQILAQNAILAVCDQTLYTALCIRTLQSDSASGSATSFEDVATIILKNATSTATQISDQLTKLIQEGSSRWSGGDMVSLKHCKIYYHDAIGKLADSSKALASRKYNDVKTGMLAAMGASRSCDKDFEEYGRTGKSPLGNQGVTYNELCNIVIDLSTIN